Proteins encoded in a region of the Streptomyces sp. NBC_00310 genome:
- the pflA gene encoding pyruvate formate-lyase-activating protein encodes MSTVTDRTTGRIHSWDLSTGVDGPGTRFVLFVSGCPLRCLYCANPDTWHMRDGRETSVDEVMAEIEKYRVFITAAAGGVTITGGEPLLQPAFTGAVLRRCKAAGLHTALDTSGFLGARATDELLTDTDLVLLDSKSFDVNTYRKLTGGELSPTLNFATRLDRLGIPVRIRYVLVPGWTDDESAVDGLAHFLAGLGTVARVDVLPFHKLGAAKYDALGIPFPLRDIAAPDPALVSRVCEQFRAQGLLAD; translated from the coding sequence GTGAGCACCGTGACCGACCGGACGACGGGCCGGATCCACTCCTGGGACCTGTCCACGGGAGTGGACGGTCCCGGGACCCGGTTCGTGCTCTTCGTCTCCGGCTGCCCGCTGCGCTGCCTGTACTGCGCCAACCCGGACACCTGGCACATGCGCGACGGCCGGGAGACCTCGGTCGACGAGGTGATGGCGGAGATCGAGAAGTACCGTGTCTTCATCACCGCGGCGGCCGGGGGAGTGACGATCACGGGGGGCGAACCCCTGCTCCAGCCCGCCTTCACCGGCGCGGTCCTGCGCCGCTGCAAGGCGGCCGGACTGCACACCGCCCTCGACACCTCCGGCTTCCTCGGCGCCCGCGCCACCGACGAACTCCTCACCGACACCGACCTGGTGCTGCTGGACAGCAAGTCCTTCGACGTCAACACCTACCGGAAGCTGACCGGCGGCGAACTTTCCCCCACCCTGAACTTCGCCACCCGCCTCGACCGGCTTGGCATACCCGTGCGCATCCGGTATGTCCTGGTGCCCGGCTGGACCGACGACGAGAGTGCCGTGGACGGCCTGGCCCATTTCCTCGCCGGGCTCGGCACCGTGGCACGCGTCGACGTCCTGCCCTTCCACAAACTCGGCGCGGCGAAGTACGACGCCCTGGGGATTCCGTTCCCGCTACGCGACATCGCCGCGCCGGACCCCGCTCTGGTGAGCCGGGTCTGCGAGCAGTTCCGCGCCCAGGGTCTCCTGGCGGACTGA
- the pflB gene encoding formate C-acetyltransferase, whose product MTTVVPTGAEAPESAWRGFTGERWRDRIDVRDFIQANYTPYEGDAGFLARPTDRTLAVWHKVSALFPEERRKGILDVDPGTPSTITSHRPGYIDRDRELIVGLQTDAPLRRAIMPNGGLRMVENGLKAYGYQPDPFVARVFGTYRKTHNDGVFDAYTPEMRAARKAGIITGLPDAYGRGRIIGDYRRVALYGTDRLVEAKLAERALLDARPSGPDVIRDREELAEQIRALGELTRMAASYGCDVSRPAVTAHEAVQWLYLGFLAAVKEQNGAAMSLGRTSTFLDVYLQRDLDEGAIDETRAQELIDDFVIKLRIVRFLRTPEYDALFSGDPTWVTESIGGIGADGRTLVTRTSFRFLQTLYNLGPAPEPNLTVLWSSRLPSGFKEFCARVSIDTSAVQYESDDLMRPRTGDDTAIACCVSAMAVGKQMQFFGARVNVAKALLYAINGGRDEITGEQIAPEAPALTREYLDYEQLSAAYDHMLDWLAATYVNTLNVIHYMHDKYAYERIEMALHDHPVHRFMACGIAGLSVAADSLSAVKYARVKVIRDATGLAVDYEIEGDYPAYGNNDDRADALATDLVTSFMAKVREHPTYRDAEHTQSVLTITSNVVYGKHTGNTPDGRRTGQPFAPGANPMNGRDRHGVAASALSVAKLPYEQARDGISLTMTITPEGLGHVPGERAGNLVGILDAYMAAGGFHMNVNVLDRATLEDAMEHPEKYPELTIRVSGYAVNFVRLTREQQLDVISRTFHGAR is encoded by the coding sequence ATGACCACGGTGGTACCGACAGGCGCGGAGGCACCCGAGTCCGCGTGGCGCGGCTTCACGGGCGAGCGCTGGCGTGACCGGATCGACGTGCGCGACTTCATCCAGGCGAACTACACGCCCTACGAGGGCGACGCGGGCTTCCTGGCCCGCCCGACCGACCGCACCCTCGCGGTCTGGCACAAGGTCAGCGCCCTGTTCCCGGAGGAGCGCCGAAAGGGCATCCTCGATGTCGACCCGGGCACCCCGTCCACCATCACCTCGCACCGGCCGGGCTACATCGACCGCGACCGTGAGCTGATCGTGGGCCTGCAGACCGATGCTCCGCTCAGGCGGGCGATCATGCCGAACGGCGGCCTGCGGATGGTGGAGAACGGCCTGAAGGCGTACGGCTACCAGCCGGACCCGTTCGTCGCACGCGTCTTCGGTACCTACCGCAAGACCCACAACGACGGTGTCTTCGACGCCTACACCCCTGAGATGCGCGCGGCCCGCAAGGCGGGGATCATCACCGGGCTGCCGGACGCGTACGGCCGTGGCCGGATCATCGGCGACTACCGGCGGGTGGCGCTCTACGGCACCGACCGCCTCGTCGAGGCCAAGCTGGCCGAGCGCGCCCTGCTGGACGCGCGGCCCTCCGGCCCGGACGTCATCCGCGACCGGGAGGAACTCGCGGAGCAGATCCGGGCGTTGGGCGAGCTGACGCGGATGGCAGCATCGTACGGCTGCGACGTCTCCCGCCCCGCAGTCACCGCGCACGAGGCCGTCCAGTGGCTCTACCTCGGCTTCCTCGCGGCGGTGAAGGAGCAGAACGGCGCCGCGATGTCGCTGGGCCGTACCTCGACCTTCCTCGACGTCTACCTTCAGCGGGACCTGGACGAGGGGGCCATCGACGAGACCCGCGCCCAGGAGCTGATCGACGACTTCGTGATCAAGCTGCGGATCGTGCGGTTCCTGCGCACCCCCGAGTACGACGCGCTGTTCTCCGGCGATCCGACCTGGGTGACGGAGTCCATCGGCGGTATCGGCGCCGACGGGCGGACGCTGGTCACCCGGACCTCCTTCCGCTTCCTGCAGACCCTGTACAACCTGGGGCCCGCCCCCGAGCCCAACCTGACCGTCCTGTGGTCGTCCCGACTCCCCTCCGGCTTCAAGGAGTTCTGCGCCCGGGTCTCGATCGACACCAGCGCCGTGCAGTACGAGTCCGACGACCTGATGCGGCCGCGCACCGGTGACGACACCGCGATCGCCTGCTGCGTGTCCGCGATGGCGGTGGGCAAGCAGATGCAGTTCTTCGGCGCCCGTGTCAACGTCGCCAAGGCGCTGCTGTACGCGATCAACGGCGGGCGCGACGAGATCACCGGCGAGCAGATCGCCCCCGAGGCGCCCGCACTGACCCGCGAGTACTTGGACTACGAGCAGTTGTCCGCGGCGTACGACCACATGCTCGACTGGCTGGCGGCCACGTACGTCAACACGCTCAACGTCATCCACTACATGCACGACAAGTACGCCTACGAGCGCATCGAGATGGCCCTGCACGACCACCCCGTACACCGCTTCATGGCCTGTGGCATCGCCGGACTCTCGGTCGCCGCCGACAGTCTGTCCGCCGTCAAGTACGCGCGCGTCAAGGTGATCCGGGACGCGACCGGGCTGGCCGTGGACTACGAGATCGAGGGCGACTACCCCGCGTACGGCAACAACGACGACCGCGCCGACGCCCTCGCGACCGATCTCGTGACGTCCTTCATGGCGAAGGTGCGCGAGCACCCCACGTACCGCGACGCCGAACACACGCAGTCGGTGCTGACCATCACCTCGAACGTCGTCTACGGCAAGCACACCGGCAACACCCCCGACGGCCGCCGCACCGGGCAGCCCTTCGCACCCGGCGCCAACCCGATGAACGGGCGGGACCGGCACGGTGTGGCCGCCTCCGCGCTCTCGGTGGCCAAGCTGCCGTACGAGCAGGCCCGCGACGGTATCTCGCTCACCATGACGATCACCCCGGAGGGGCTGGGCCACGTGCCCGGCGAACGCGCGGGCAACCTGGTCGGCATCCTTGACGCCTACATGGCCGCCGGCGGGTTCCACATGAACGTCAACGTCCTGGACCGGGCGACGCTGGAGGACGCGATGGAACACCCGGAGAAGTACCCCGAGTTGACCATCCGGGTCTCCGGGTACGCCGTGAACTTCGTGCGGCTGACCCGTGAGCAGCAACTCGACGTGATCAGCCGGACCTTCCACGGTGCACGGTGA
- a CDS encoding pyridoxamine 5'-phosphate oxidase family protein, translating into MNPHDGFRELDRQWCLCLLARASVGRVVHTRHALPAVLPVHFSLDANSAVVLRTAADSELCRAIDGAVVAFEADEVIAAPPSGWSVVVTGRATVVTDPAEHTRLSRTGPRCWGTSSEEEDVFIRIEPELVTGRELVGGHTIRGVNIAS; encoded by the coding sequence ATGAATCCCCACGACGGCTTCCGCGAACTCGACCGGCAGTGGTGCCTGTGTCTCCTGGCCAGAGCCTCCGTCGGCCGCGTCGTCCACACCCGTCACGCCCTGCCCGCGGTCCTGCCTGTGCACTTCTCCCTCGACGCGAACTCCGCCGTGGTGCTGCGCACCGCGGCGGATTCGGAGCTCTGCCGCGCGATCGACGGCGCGGTGGTTGCGTTCGAAGCGGACGAGGTCATCGCGGCCCCGCCGTCCGGCTGGAGTGTCGTCGTGACCGGCCGGGCCACGGTGGTGACCGACCCCGCCGAGCACACGCGGCTGTCCCGGACCGGTCCGCGGTGCTGGGGCACCTCCTCCGAGGAAGAGGACGTCTTCATACGCATCGAGCCCGAGCTCGTCACCGGCCGTGAACTCGTCGGCGGGCACACGATCCGCGGGGTGAATATCGCGTCCTGA
- a CDS encoding oleate hydratase, whose protein sequence is MAKAYLVGSGIAAMAAAVYLIREGGFDGSDIHLFEEHRLTGGSLDAGGTPETGYTMRGGRMFEAEFRCTYDLLSRIPSLDDPFVSVTEDILAAYEDFGWDDAARLVGADGTITDVRSMGFSEHDRLDLARCLVTPEKKLDGKRITDCFGERFFTTNFWYMWSTTFAFQPWHSAIEFRRYLKRFIHLFPAFASMSGIQRTRYNQYDSVVRPLGKWLRERGVTVHTGCRVRDLVLAAGHGTTVERILLAREDHDEHAEGHDEHIEVAPTDLVLVTNGSMTDASTRGSHTTPPPRPPRCSDAWLLWHRVSRGRDDFGDPGVFDKSVGESQWESFTVTAEDPAFLDALERFSGRATGKGGLMTFTASNWLLTIVANHQPVYRDQPEGVTVWWGYALFPDKPGNHVDKPMTECSGAEILEEVLHHLPFDEDAKERVRATSTVVPCLMPYITSQFLVRRHGDRPRVVPKGSVNLAFIGQFAEVPDDVVFTVEYSVRTAWTAVADLLGLDRRPPEVYKGHHDPHVLAKALETARRR, encoded by the coding sequence ATGGCGAAGGCGTATCTGGTGGGCAGCGGTATCGCGGCGATGGCCGCGGCGGTGTACCTGATCCGTGAGGGCGGGTTCGACGGGAGCGACATCCACCTCTTCGAGGAGCACCGGCTGACGGGCGGCAGCCTGGACGCGGGCGGGACACCGGAGACGGGTTACACCATGCGTGGCGGGCGGATGTTCGAGGCCGAGTTCCGCTGCACGTACGACCTGCTGTCCCGGATCCCCTCCCTCGACGACCCGTTCGTGTCGGTGACCGAGGACATCCTCGCCGCGTACGAGGACTTCGGCTGGGACGACGCCGCCCGTCTCGTCGGCGCGGACGGGACGATCACCGACGTACGGTCGATGGGGTTCTCCGAACACGACCGGCTGGACCTGGCCAGGTGCCTGGTGACGCCCGAGAAGAAGCTGGACGGGAAGAGGATCACCGACTGCTTCGGCGAGCGCTTCTTCACCACGAACTTCTGGTACATGTGGAGCACCACCTTCGCCTTCCAGCCGTGGCACAGCGCGATCGAGTTCCGCCGCTACCTCAAGCGCTTCATCCACCTCTTCCCGGCCTTCGCCTCGATGTCGGGCATCCAGCGGACCCGCTACAACCAGTACGACTCCGTCGTCCGTCCGCTCGGGAAGTGGCTGCGGGAGCGGGGCGTCACCGTCCACACCGGCTGCCGGGTGCGGGACCTGGTGCTCGCGGCGGGTCACGGCACGACGGTCGAGCGCATCCTCCTGGCCCGCGAGGACCACGACGAGCACGCCGAGGGACACGACGAGCACATCGAGGTGGCCCCCACCGACCTGGTCCTGGTCACCAACGGTTCCATGACCGACGCCTCCACGCGTGGCTCACACACCACCCCGCCCCCGCGCCCGCCGCGGTGCTCGGACGCGTGGCTTCTCTGGCACCGGGTGTCCCGCGGACGCGACGACTTCGGCGACCCGGGCGTCTTCGACAAGAGCGTCGGGGAATCCCAGTGGGAGTCGTTCACGGTCACCGCCGAGGACCCCGCCTTCCTCGACGCGCTGGAACGGTTCAGCGGCCGTGCGACCGGAAAGGGCGGGCTGATGACGTTCACCGCCTCCAACTGGCTGCTCACGATTGTCGCCAACCACCAACCTGTCTACCGGGACCAGCCGGAAGGCGTCACCGTCTGGTGGGGCTACGCCCTCTTCCCCGACAAGCCGGGCAACCACGTCGACAAGCCCATGACCGAGTGCTCGGGCGCGGAGATCCTCGAAGAGGTGCTGCACCACCTGCCGTTCGACGAGGACGCGAAGGAACGCGTACGCGCCACCTCCACGGTCGTCCCCTGCCTGATGCCGTACATCACCAGCCAGTTCCTGGTCCGCCGCCACGGCGACCGGCCGCGGGTCGTGCCCAAGGGGTCGGTGAACCTCGCGTTCATCGGACAGTTCGCCGAGGTCCCCGACGACGTTGTCTTCACCGTCGAGTACTCCGTACGCACCGCGTGGACCGCCGTCGCGGACCTCCTCGGCCTCGACCGCCGGCCACCCGAGGTCTACAAGGGCCACCACGATCCCCATGTACTGGCGAAGGCCCTGGAGACCGCACGGCGCCGATAG
- a CDS encoding flavodoxin domain-containing protein: MPGSVLVTYGTTNGSTARIAEAIADVLRKDGLTVEARPARSVASVTSYDAVVVGGGLYAGRWHKHARRFLRRHHRELAERPLWLFSSGPLDASASERDIPPVPGVKKAMARLGAEDHVTFGGCLEEGAKGWVAGMILCNGKGGDFRDFTAIEEWAARIGTELTGGAETG, translated from the coding sequence ATGCCCGGCAGCGTGTTGGTCACCTACGGAACGACGAACGGATCCACCGCGCGGATCGCCGAAGCCATCGCCGACGTTCTGCGCAAGGACGGGCTGACCGTCGAGGCACGGCCCGCCCGGTCCGTCGCGAGCGTGACGTCGTACGACGCGGTGGTCGTCGGCGGCGGGCTCTACGCCGGGCGTTGGCACAAGCACGCCCGCCGCTTCCTCCGCCGTCACCACCGTGAGCTGGCCGAGCGGCCGTTGTGGCTCTTCAGCAGCGGCCCGCTCGACGCCTCGGCGTCGGAGCGGGACATCCCGCCCGTACCCGGGGTGAAGAAGGCCATGGCCCGCCTCGGGGCCGAGGACCATGTCACCTTCGGAGGCTGCCTGGAGGAGGGCGCCAAGGGATGGGTCGCCGGGATGATCCTCTGCAACGGCAAGGGCGGGGACTTCCGGGACTTCACCGCGATCGAGGAGTGGGCGGCGCGCATCGGGACCGAGCTGACGGGGGGAGCGGAGACAGGCTGA
- a CDS encoding CBS domain-containing protein codes for MRHDKVSSVMTTDVVRAEYGTPFKEVARLLADHRISGLPVVDEDDNVIGVLSETDLMVRQAETPDPYRPKRRFRLTDLTRGARSRATKAKARTAGQLMTEPPVTALADDTIVEAARSMARHRVERLPVLDEENRLVGIVTRRDLLQVFLRPDREIRDVVVREVLERALWLAPRTVDVSVAEGVVTLDGHTERRSEAEIAVSMTRQIDGVVAVVDKLGYHVDDSRLQPGEPAVHGIADDWLRKL; via the coding sequence ATGAGGCACGACAAGGTGAGCTCGGTGATGACCACCGATGTGGTCCGGGCCGAGTACGGCACCCCGTTCAAGGAAGTGGCACGGCTGCTGGCCGACCACCGGATCAGCGGGCTGCCGGTGGTCGACGAGGACGACAACGTCATCGGCGTCCTCTCGGAGACCGACCTGATGGTCCGGCAGGCCGAGACCCCCGACCCCTACCGGCCGAAGCGCCGCTTCCGGCTGACCGACCTGACGCGCGGCGCCAGGAGCCGGGCCACGAAGGCGAAGGCTCGCACCGCGGGACAGCTGATGACCGAACCGCCGGTGACCGCACTCGCCGACGACACCATCGTCGAGGCCGCCCGGAGCATGGCGCGGCACCGGGTGGAACGGCTGCCCGTCCTGGACGAGGAGAACCGGCTCGTCGGCATCGTCACCCGGCGCGATCTGCTCCAGGTCTTCCTGCGACCCGACCGGGAGATCCGCGACGTGGTCGTCCGCGAGGTGCTGGAGCGTGCGCTGTGGCTGGCACCCCGGACCGTCGACGTCTCCGTCGCCGAGGGCGTGGTCACGCTCGACGGCCACACGGAGCGCAGGAGCGAGGCGGAGATCGCCGTCTCCATGACCCGTCAGATCGACGGCGTGGTCGCCGTCGTCGACAAGCTCGGCTACCACGTCGACGACTCGCGCCTCCAGCCCGGCGAGCCGGCAGTGCACGGCATCGCCGACGACTGGCTCCGCAAGCTGTGA
- a CDS encoding bifunctional acetate--CoA ligase family protein/GNAT family N-acetyltransferase — protein sequence MTDPSSLPMVHALLMDGTTVCIRGVARADHDQLQGLYEEMSPENLRLRFFAASRRSAQMAAERACAPPHPGYRALLAETQGQVIGLAEYETGEDATSAEISIAVADGLHHRGVGTLLVEHLVSAARAEGITSFTADALSENHEVLQLFADLGLRTSRRFDGPEVRCTVELDETDTYLSAVEARGGAANIASMKTLLRPGTVAVVGAGRKPGSVGRAVLHHLHTGGYTGRLFAVNPRAGSILGVPSYPSVSALPKTPDLVVVAVPSAAIPATAEECGKAGVRALLVVSAGLDSAQAEALVAACREYGLRLVGPNCLGVSNTDPAVSLDATFAVDHPRPGTAGVAVQSGGVGIALLDGLSRLGVGVSSFASLGDKYDVSGNDMLQWWESDGRTDLALLHLESFGNPRAFSRTARRVTRRMPVLTVDAGRTDAGRRAAASHTAAAATRTMTRQALFTQAGITATRSVAELMEAAALLHSQPLPAGSRVAIVTNAGGAGVLAADACTEAGLAIPPFTAETVDDLLAVLPEGAAVGNPVDATAAVTEEQLGACVDRIMRCPGIDAVVLALVPTAVAAATGDDLVRALTHGPGIRTRTAVVVRLEQDLPVKLLPADGGGAIPSYAEPQAAARALAHAARRAEWLSRPVGTFPDLEGVETARAHAVAEAFLAAHPDGGWLDPRTCAELLGCYGVPQLPWAWAETEDEASAAAERLRGADGRVVMKAHWPGLVHKSEQHAVHLDLRGDTQVRAAFRDFEARFEGLLTGVLVQPLAARGTELFAGVVQDEVFGPLVLFGLGGTATEILADHAARLAPLTDQDVHDLITAPRCAPLLFGARGSGPIDLEGLEQLLLRLSRMASDLPQLAEADFNPVLATPGGVFVLDARVRLLPRRPQDPYLRRLR from the coding sequence GAGACGGGTGAGGACGCGACATCGGCCGAGATCTCCATCGCGGTCGCCGACGGACTGCACCATCGCGGCGTCGGCACCCTCCTCGTCGAGCACCTGGTCTCGGCAGCCCGGGCGGAGGGCATCACCTCGTTCACGGCGGACGCGCTCAGCGAGAACCACGAGGTCCTCCAGCTCTTCGCCGACCTCGGCCTGCGCACCTCCCGCCGCTTCGACGGTCCGGAGGTGCGCTGCACCGTCGAACTCGACGAGACCGACACTTATCTCTCCGCTGTCGAGGCACGCGGCGGGGCCGCCAACATCGCCAGCATGAAAACCCTGCTGCGGCCGGGCACCGTCGCCGTCGTCGGCGCGGGGCGCAAACCCGGGTCGGTGGGCCGGGCCGTCCTGCACCACCTGCACACGGGCGGTTACACCGGGCGGCTCTTCGCGGTGAACCCCCGTGCCGGCTCGATCCTCGGCGTCCCGTCCTACCCGTCGGTCAGTGCCCTGCCGAAGACCCCCGACCTGGTGGTCGTCGCGGTGCCGTCCGCAGCGATCCCGGCCACGGCCGAGGAGTGCGGGAAGGCCGGCGTTCGGGCCCTGCTCGTCGTCTCCGCGGGCCTCGACAGCGCGCAGGCGGAGGCGCTGGTGGCGGCGTGCCGCGAGTACGGCCTGCGGCTCGTCGGTCCCAACTGCCTCGGCGTCTCCAACACCGACCCCGCAGTCTCCCTCGACGCGACCTTCGCCGTCGATCACCCGCGCCCCGGCACGGCCGGAGTCGCCGTGCAGTCCGGCGGGGTGGGCATCGCCCTGCTCGACGGCCTGTCCCGCCTGGGCGTCGGCGTCTCCTCCTTCGCCTCCCTCGGCGACAAGTACGACGTCAGCGGCAACGACATGCTCCAGTGGTGGGAGAGCGACGGCCGCACCGACCTCGCTCTGCTGCACCTGGAGTCCTTCGGCAACCCCCGGGCCTTCTCCCGCACGGCGCGGCGCGTGACCCGTCGTATGCCCGTCCTCACCGTGGACGCCGGGCGCACCGACGCGGGCCGCCGTGCCGCTGCCTCGCACACCGCGGCCGCCGCCACCCGGACGATGACCCGGCAGGCCCTGTTCACCCAGGCCGGCATCACCGCCACCCGCTCGGTCGCCGAACTCATGGAAGCCGCCGCCCTGCTGCACTCCCAGCCGCTCCCGGCGGGCAGCCGGGTCGCGATCGTCACCAACGCCGGCGGCGCGGGTGTGCTCGCCGCCGACGCCTGCACGGAGGCGGGGCTGGCCATCCCACCGTTCACTGCCGAGACGGTCGACGACCTGCTCGCGGTACTGCCCGAGGGCGCCGCGGTGGGCAATCCCGTCGATGCCACCGCCGCGGTCACGGAGGAGCAGCTCGGAGCGTGCGTGGACCGGATCATGCGGTGTCCCGGCATCGACGCCGTCGTGCTGGCGCTCGTCCCCACCGCGGTCGCCGCCGCGACGGGCGACGACCTCGTCCGGGCCCTCACCCATGGTCCCGGAATCCGCACCCGGACCGCCGTGGTCGTACGCCTGGAGCAGGACCTGCCGGTCAAGCTGCTGCCCGCCGACGGAGGCGGCGCGATCCCCTCGTACGCCGAACCCCAGGCGGCGGCGCGGGCCCTGGCCCATGCCGCCCGCCGTGCGGAGTGGCTGAGCCGCCCGGTCGGCACGTTCCCGGACCTCGAAGGAGTCGAGACCGCACGCGCCCACGCGGTCGCCGAGGCCTTCCTGGCGGCACACCCGGACGGCGGCTGGCTCGACCCGCGCACCTGCGCCGAACTCCTCGGCTGCTACGGCGTCCCCCAGCTTCCCTGGGCCTGGGCCGAGACCGAGGACGAGGCTTCGGCCGCCGCCGAGCGACTGCGCGGCGCCGACGGCCGGGTGGTCATGAAGGCCCACTGGCCGGGGCTGGTGCACAAGAGCGAGCAGCACGCCGTCCACCTCGACCTGCGCGGCGACACGCAAGTACGCGCCGCCTTCCGGGACTTCGAGGCCCGGTTCGAAGGACTGCTCACCGGAGTGCTCGTACAGCCCCTCGCCGCACGCGGCACAGAGCTGTTCGCGGGCGTCGTCCAGGACGAGGTCTTCGGCCCGCTGGTCCTCTTCGGGCTCGGCGGAACGGCGACCGAGATACTGGCCGACCACGCCGCCCGACTCGCCCCGCTCACCGACCAGGACGTGCACGACCTGATCACCGCGCCGCGCTGCGCCCCGCTCCTGTTCGGCGCGCGTGGCAGCGGCCCCATCGACCTCGAAGGCCTGGAGCAGCTGCTCCTGCGGCTGTCCCGCATGGCGAGCGACCTGCCGCAGCTGGCCGAGGCCGACTTCAACCCCGTTCTCGCGACACCGGGCGGGGTCTTTGTGCTCGATGCGCGCGTACGGCTACTGCCCCGCCGGCCTCAGGATCCCTATCTGCGCCGGCTCCGCTGA